TCTGGACCAGGGGCGATGCCGCAGCCCGCGGTGCCGGGTTCCGCTATTTTCTGGTCCATGCCGTGGGCGGGCTGCTGCTGCTGGCCGGCATTGTGCTCCGGGTGCACCACACCGGCTCCCTGGCCTTCGGGCCCATCGGGCTGGATTCACCGGGCGGACTGCTCATCTTCCTGGGCTTTGGCGTGAATGCCGCGTGGCCACTGCTGCATGCATGGCTGCCGGACGCCTACCCCAACGCCAGCCCCACAGGGACGGTGTTCCTTTCCGCCTTCACCACCAAGGGCGCGGTGTACGTACTGGCGCGCAGCTTTGCCGGGGAAGAGACGCTCATCTGGATCGGCGCAGTCATGGCCGTGTTCCCGCTGCTGTATGCCATGCTTGAAAACGACCTGCGGCGCACCCTCGCCTGGTGCCTCATCAATCAGGTGGGCTTCATGATGATCGGCATCGGCATCGGCAGCGAGCTGGCCATCAACGGCGTCTGCGCCCATGCCTTCGTGCACATCCTGTATAAAGCCCTGCTGTTCATGAGCGCCGGCGCCGTGCTGGCCCAGGCCGGCACCTGCGAGGCCACCCGGTTGCAAAGCATGGGCGGACTGGCCCGTCAGATGCCATGGACCTTCGCCTTTGCCTGCGCCGGCGTGGCTTCCATCTCCGTGCCCCTGTTCTGCGGCTTTGCCGGAAAATCCCTGATCATTTCCGCCACGGCCGAGGCGCACCTGAGCACCGTATGGATGCTGCTGATGTTCGCCTCCGCCGGCGTGTTCCTTGCCGGCCTGCGCGTGGTGTATGTCGCCTTCGGGCAGCCGACAGCCCCCACCTCCTACCAGGGACTGGCGGTTTCCGAAGCGCCCTGGGGCATGCGCATCGGCATGGCCTTGACCGCAGGGGCCAGCCTGCTCGTCGGCCTGTTCCCGTCAGCGTTTTACAGCCTGCTGCCGAACGCCATGGACTACCACCTGTATTCTGCAGGGCACTTGGTTTCCCAGTTCCAGGTGTTGTTCTTCACCGGCTTGGCGTTTCTGGTGCTGCTGCGCGCCGGCATGCTGCCAGCGGCAGTCAAGGGCATCAATCTGGATGTGGACATCGTGTACCGCCGCCTGGCGTTGATCTTTTATGCCGCCATGGATTCCCTGTTCAACCGGCTCAATGCATGGTGCGAGGCCCTGGTGGTGGATGGCCTGTTCGCCTGGCTGGCGCGGGTGCATACGCAGGCCCCCTGGCGCTTTTCCACGTGGCTGCTGAGTCCCATGCTGTTGCTCATGCCCAAGGAGGCGCGGGAGAAACTGCAGGGAGAAATCCGGCCGGCGCTGGAAACCGCCACCACTCCCATTGGCTTGACGGCGTTTGCAACTGTGGCGTTCTTGTGCGTATCGATCATCATGCTGCTTACGGTCTAGGAGACGAGCATGCCAGCCCCCATCACCGTTGATCTGCTCAGAATTCCCATGCTCCGCTCTGTCGGGGTTGAGATGCTGTCCCGTCTGGTGCCCATTTCCGAAATGCGTCGTTCCGGAGACGGCGAGCGCATTTATGCCATGGGCGAACCGGCGCATCACTTCTTCATCTGCCACAGGGGCGAAGTGCTCTCCGAGCAAGCCATTGCACGGGACATCACCGCCACGGTTTCCGTCATCACGCCCGGGTCTTGCTTCGGCTGGCCCGCCCTGCTGCCCAACGGCATTTACCGCAGCGACGCCGTGAGCCAGGGAGAGACGGAGTGCATTGCCATTGAGGCCGCTTCCCTGCGCCAGCTCATGGATACGGACCACGAATTCGGCTACACCCTGTACAAGGCCATGTGCGGCAGCCTGGTGGAGCGGCTCTTCACCAGGACGGACCAGCTGTTGCAGCTCGTTTCCTTGCATCCGGATCTGCGCGCCGCCATCACGCGCGAGGAATAAGCTTCCCCTGCGCCGGCACAGGGCGATGTCGGATTCGAATACGATGATCACGCCACGAGGAGTCGTTCCCCACAGAGAACGACTCCTCGTTTTATTTGGCATGTGGCAATCTACTCGCCGAGCACCGGCAAGCAGTTTTTGCTCGCGTGTCAATTGTATTGTTGAAAAATGCTCTCGGGGCATCCCTGTCTGGCGAAAGGATCTTGCCGCTCGCAATAGTCTTTTAGAGCATTGTAATTTTGAAAAAGGACATTGCGAGAGGGGAAAACTTTTGCAAAAGGTTCTCCCCTCTCGCGCTCTCCCCTTCCAAAACTTTAATAGTGCCCTTGAATCACAATAAAAAATCTTTGGAAAAGGGGTTCGGGGGAAGAACCTTTCTTTAGAAAGGTTTTCCCCCGAGAGTTCTTTTCAAAAACAACGTACTCTAAACTATGGCGAGTTGCAGTTCAAGGTCCTTCATCATGGCCGTCTGCACCGTCTCCAGCAGCGTATCCACACGAACCTGCCCTGGCGCACCGCCCTTGATCGGGTGCACGTCCTTGGCCAGGGCCAGCAGCACGCGGACCTTGCCTTCGCCGGCCTGCCAACTGCGCAGGGCAGCCAGCACCGCCGCTTCCTCAATGGTCCGGCGGGGCACGTCCTGCCCGGCGTGGTCGCGCTTGATGAGCACATGACTGCCGGGGCCATCGGCCGCATGGAGCCAGTAATCGAAGGCATTGGCCTCCCGCGTCACCAGCCTGTGGTTGGCCTTGGAATTCTTGCCTTGCATGATGCGGAACCCGTCCGAAGAGCGGAACAGGCGGAACCCCTCTGCCCCCTCCGAAACTTTCGGACGCGGACGGGCCCGGGGCGGCTGGCCGGCACCGGCAGTCGCCGCGGCCGGCGCGCCATGCTCCAGAATCCGAGCGCGTTCCGCCTCGATGACCTCGCGCCGCGTCCTGGCAATCTCCAAGCCACGTTCCGCCTTGGCTCCCTGCCGGAAGCGGCGGGCCATGTTCTCGGCAATGGTCAGGCGCGGATCCAGCTCCAGGACCACCTCGGCGTCGTGCGCATCCATCACCTTGACCCGCCTTGCCTTCTCCTGGGCGTTGAGCCGGAACAGATTGGCCTGCAGCAGCAAGGCTTCCTCCCGCTGGAGCAGCAATCCGTGCAGGCGGTGCTCCTCCTGCTCCAGGGCCTTGAGATTGCGGGACAGGCGCTTGCGGCGCGCGCTGGCGGCATCGGTCTCGGCCTTGTGCTGGGTGGCGACCACCGCCGGCAGCACCTGACGGCGACCGGCCTCGGCGGCGGCTTCCGCCGCACTGGTGAACACCTGCGGCGGCTCAGCGGCAGTGGGATCGGCCCAGACGAAGGGGCCGGCCGCATCATACAGATAGAACGCCCCGCAGCCGCCGGCCTGTACCGTGGCATACATGGGCCCGGCCACATCCGGCGGCAGGGTCAGCAACATCTTGCGCAAGGGGGGGGAAATGTGCGGATGCGTGCGCCAGATGTCTTCCTGCTGCAGCAGCGTTTCCAGCGACGGCCACTCGGGGGCGGCATTCCAGACGGGCGGCACGTCCGGCGGCACAAAGCCGGACTGCGGGGGGATGGTCCAGTGCTGCGGGAGCTCGTCCAGGGTCAAGGCCAGGAACAGGCCATGCCGAAGATCGATGATGCACCAGCCCTCGCCGTCGTCAGGTCCCAGGCGGATGGCCAGACGGCGCTGGGGCCAGTCGGCCACAAACTCCATGCACCGCCGCGCCTGCACATGGCGGCGCAGCCACATGACCGTGGCCGAAGGCGCAGGGGGGTTGGGCGGGGTGATGCTGGAGGGGAAGAGGCAGGGATCGCGCCGGCCCAGCCGGATCACCAGGGACGAGGCCAGGCCGCCACGATCCAGGGTGAGGACGAACACATCCGGGGCAGGGCCGTACACCTTGCGGACAAGCGCCCCGCGACACAATGCGGCCAGTTCAACGGCCAGACAACGAAAAAAACTGGCCTCCATGGGCGCTCCCGGACTCGGCGCAACGCCGGCTATGCAAAAAGGCTATTCGCCGCGAAGGTTTTCTTCGGTCTCCTGCTTGCTCTTGCAGTGGATGCACAACGTGGTGACCGGGCGGGCCTTGAGTCGGGGCACGCCGATTTCCTCGCCGCAATCCTCGCACATGCCGTATTCGCCTTCCTCGATGCGCTGCAGGGCTTCCTGAATTTTCTTAATAAGGTAGCGTTCGCGCTCACGCAGCCGCAGGGTGAAGGTGCGGTCGGATTCCACCGTGGCGCGGTCGGCAGGATCGGCAAAGATCTCCATCTCGTTCATGTCTTCCAGCGTGGCCTCGCCCTTGGACTGGGCCTCCTCAAGCATTTTCTGGAGAAGGTTCCGGAAATATTCAATGTCTTTCGGGTCCATGTACACACTCCAATTGCAGCCTGGAAAGAATCGGTGTTCATATCCCACATCGCCCCCAAATGTAAAGATGGCGCCAGCGGCTCAAACCCTGCTTCCTCTTGACGGGCCGTTTCCCAAGCGGTAGCCCCCTTGCTTGGGCCAAACTGCGTAAGGAGAACTCCCGTGTTTGAACTGATTGTCATGTATGTAATGGTCGGTGCCCTGGCCGGGCTGCTGGCCGGCCTGTTCGGCATTGGCGGCGGGCTGGTCATCGTGCCCATGCTGCTGTTTTGCTTCACCAAGCAAGGTATTTCCAACGACATCATGATGCAGCTTGCCCTGGCCACCTCCATGGCCAGCATCTGCTTCACGTCGGTGTCCAGCGTGCGTGCGCACAATCAGCGCGGCGCGGTGGACTGGAGCATCGTCAAAGGCATTGCCGGGGGCGTGTTGCTGGGCACCTTTGGCGGATCATTCATCGCCTCTGCCCTGCCCACCACGGCGCTGAAAATCTTTTTTGTGATTTTCCTGTATTACGTGGCCACACAGATGCTCCTGGGCAAGCAGCCCAAGGCGTCTCGCGAGTTGCCCGGCATGGGCGGCATGCTGGGGGCCGGCGGGGTCATCGGCGTGGTGTCGGCGCTGGTGGGCATTGGCGGGGGCACGCTTTCGGTGCCGTTCATGGTCTGGCACAACGTGCCGCTGCACCGGGCCATTGGCACCTCTGCCGGCATCGGGTTTCCCATTGCCGTGGCTGGCACCCTTGGCTACATCTTCAACGGCTTCGGCGTGGCCGAGCGGCCGGGGTACTCCCTGGGCTTCGTGTATCTGCCGGCGCTGCTGGGCATTGTGCTGGTGAGTGTGCTCACCGCGCCCTGGGGCGTGAAGCTGGCGCACAGCCTGCCCGTGCCCAAGCTCAAGAAAGCCTTCGCCATTTTGCTGTATGTGGTGGGCACGCGCATGCTCATCAATACGCTGTAATTCGATCTGGCATCATGATGACAGGGGGCGGCAACCGGGCCGCCCCCCAGGCATCACGCGCGGCCGAATGCCTACGGCTGCAGCACAAAGCCCTTGGTGGACGGGCCTGTGGAAGCAGAGGTGCCGGCGATCTTGGACAGATACACATCGCCCAGGTTGGCGATGTGGGTGCCCACGTTATCAAAGTGATTGTAGTGCGTCTGTTCTTCCTCGATGATGGCTTCAAACAACTTCACCGTGATGTTATCGCCCATCTCGCGACAGACTTCCAGGAACTGGTTGTAGATGTCGATGGTGTTGTCTTCCAGACCGGCATCAAAGGGGAAGATGACGCGCACGTCCTGCCCCTTGGTCACGACATCGGCCAGCTCGGTGGTGGGCTCGCCGCCCAGTTCCTTGATGCGCTCGGCAAACTGCTCGGCGTGGCGCATTTCGTCGATGGCGATGAGCTTCATGTCCCGGGCCAGTTCGCCGTAGTCCATGGAATCCAACGCATAGTGCTGGTTCATGTACTGGGTGATGGCATGCAGCTCCATGCCGCGGGCTTTGTTCAGCACTTCAATGACCTTTTCGCGACGCTGTTCCTTGCTCAGGGCAGTCTCCATGAATCCTCCTCCATTGATATTCGTGGGAAAGCCCGGGCAGGCGCAGCGTATTCGCCGCACCGGCCCGGGGGTTGGTCACATGCAACCAACTGTAATCGTTTTACGCCAGACGTCAACGCCTTCCGACTCACCACACGACATTACGCCGCTGTGGCCTTGGCGCGCTCCTCGCTGGTCATGGCAGCCAGACGCTGCACTTCCTCCACCGGCAGGCCCAGGCCCTCGGCCACGCGGGTGCCATATTCCGGGTGGGCCTTGTAGAACACGGCCGCCTGCCGCAGCTGGATGCGCCGCTGGGCGCCGGCCAGATGCTCCACGATGTTGCCGACGAGGTTGGTCCGGTCCTCATCGGTCATCACCTTCGAGTACAGCGCGCCGGCCTGCTCGAAGTCGTCGTTGGGATGCGGGTACGGCTGCGGACCGGCCACGCCTTCCACGGGCAGGAAGGGTGCGCGAACATCGGGATCCGGGCCGGGGCCGTTGAAGCTGTTGGGCCAGTAGTTGGGGCCGGAGCCGCCGCCGTTGTCCACGCGCATGGCGCCGTCGCGCTGGTAGCTGGCCTCGGGGCGATGCTTGGGCGAGTTGACGGGAATGAGATGATAGTTCGAGCCCAGGCGGTGGATGTGCGTATCGTGATACGAGAACAGCCGGCCCTGGAGCATCTTGTCTGCCGAGGGCGCAATGCCGGGCACGAAGTTGCTGGGGTTGAAGGCGGCCTGCTCCACCTCGGCAAAGTAGTTCTCGGGATTGCGGTTCAGCACCATCTTGCCGATGACGATGGGCGGCACGTCCGCATGGGGCCAGACCTTGGTGATGTCGAAGATGTCGTAGCGGTAGTTCAGGCCTTGCTCATAAGGCATGATCTGCATTTCCAGGGTCCAGGAAGGGGAGTCGCCCTGTTCGATGGCCTGGAAGAGGTCGCGGGTGGCATGGTCCGGGTCGGCGGAGCGCATGGCCGCGGCCTCCTGCCGGGTAAAGTTCTTGATGCCCTGGTCGGTCTTGAAGTGGTACTGCACCCAGAATTTTTCGCCGGCGGCATTGTACCACAGATAGGTGTGGCTGGAGTAGCCGTTCATGTTGCGGTAGGTGGCCGGGGTGCCACGGTCGGAGAAGAGCACCGTCACCTGGTGGATGGATTCGGGCGTCAGGGACAGGAAATCCCAGAACATGTCCGCATCCTTGAGGTTGGTCTTGGGGTTGCGCTTCTGGGTGTGGATGAAGTCCGGGAACTTCAGCGGATCGCGGATGAAGAACACCGGGGTGTTGTTGCCCACCAGATCGTAGTTGCCTTCCTCGGTGTAGAACTTCACGGCAAAGCCGCGAGGATCGCGCTCGGCATCGGCAGACCCCTTTTCCCCGCCCACGGTGGAAAAGCGCGCAAAGACGTCCGTCTTCTTGCCCTTGGTGAGGAATCCGGCCCGGGTGTACTGGGAGACATCTGCTGTGCATTCAAAATAGCCGTACGCGCCGGCGCCCTTGGCGTGCACCACGCGTTCGGGGATGCGTTCGCGGTCAAAATGACCGAGTTTCTCCAGCAGGTGCACGTCCTGCATGAGCACCGGGCCGCGGGCGCCGGCAGTGTGGCTGTTGAGATCGTCGCCCACGGGGGCGCCGAAGGCCGTGGTCAGCGTCTTCTTGTCATTCGCCATGGCATGCTCCTGGTCCTGTGTGGATATGATGTTGCACCGGCAACCATTGCGTCGCCATTGTGATGAAGAGAGGCTCCGGGACAGGGCTTGTTCAAAGACTTCAGTTTTCATTCTTTATGGAAAATCATTCTCCAAAGCAAGCAATAATCCACCCCCCCGCAAAAAAATCATCCACCGCCCTCCCCCGCTCGCGCCCTCTCCTGCCAACACATTCCAACAAGCTGTTTTTAAGGATAAAATCCCTCCGAACGCGCTGCTATTCCACGCGATATTCCACCTGCGAGGCGCGGCCCTGGTCGTCCACCACCACCAGCGTATGCCGGCCCGGCTCCAGGGGCAGGAAGATCTGGGCATCGGGCGCGCCCGAGCCCTTGAGGCTGCCATCCTGATACCAGAACAGTTCCCGCACGTCCGGCCCGGCAAAGGCCTTGAGACCGATGCGCTGGAACTCCCGAGGCGCATCGCTGCGCAGGCGATACGGGGTGCGCGGGTCTGGCGACACCACCTGCGGTCCCTCGCCGGCCGCGGCGGCGTGACAGGTCGGATGCATGGCCGGCATGGCCTCTCCCTGCACGCCCTGGGCGCGCATCCAGGCGGTAAACTCCACGGGATACTGCCTGACGAGCCGTGGCACGTGCGGCAGGTGCTGCAGGCAATCCCCGGCCACGCGCTCGCCCGTCTCGGGATGAACGAAGATCCGCTGATGCAGCTCGCTGCGGGGCAGGCGGGTGCGGCCCTCGATGACCGTCACCTCCGTACGATCGGGGCAGGCCGGGCCGGGCAGCAGATGATCCGCCGCGCACACGGCCATGGTGGTGAGGGCCAGATCCAGGGGCCGCGTCAGCGCTGCGCCTGCGCCTTCCACCACGCGAAAGAGATCGAACAGCAACGGCCCGGCATGGGTGGCTCCGGAGATGCCCATCTCCGCCCGGCCATCCAGGTTTCCCACCCAGACGCCGATGGTGTATTGCCGGGAGACGCCCACGGCCCAGGCATCGCGGTGGCCGAAGCTGGTGCCGGTCTTCCAGGCCACGGACGGGGCGTCCTTGGCGTGCTGCCAGCTGCGGGGCAGGTCGGCCCGTTCCACGCGGGTGAGCATGTCCAGGGTCAGCCAGGAGGCCTCGCGGGAAAGAATGCGCGCGGCCGGCGGCGGGGCCTGTTCCTCCTGCAGCAGCAGCGCCGGCGGCCGGTACTGGCCCAGGGTGGCCAGGCTGGCGTAGGCGTTGGCCAGTTCCAGAAGCGTCACCTCGCACGCGCCCAGGGCCAGGGGCAGCCCGTACTCATACGGGGTCTTTTTCAGGGTGGAGAGGCCCGCCTGCCGCAGCAGCTCCAGGAACGCCGGCGGGGCCACCTGGGCCAGCAGCCGCACGGCCGGCACGTTGCGCGACTGCACCAACGCCGCCTCCACCGTGATCATCCCCTGGAACGTGCCGTCGAAATTCCTGACCGAATAACCGGAAATATCCGTTGGAATATCCAGCAGGTAAGACTTGGGGACGATGAGCCCCATGTCCATGGCCTGGGCATACAAAAACGGCTTGAGGGCCGAGCCGGGCGAACGGGCGATAAGGCAGCCGTTGATGAAGCCGTGATGCTCGAAGTCCATGTATTCAATGGAGCCGGCCATGGCGCGCACGGCGCGGGTCTCGTTCTCAATGACCACCACGGCCGCATTCTCCAGACGCTGCCGACGGATCCATTCGGCGCTGTCGCGCAGGCGGGACTCCACGGCGGTCTGCAGGGCGCGGTCGATGGTGGTCGCCACCATCACCCGACCGGAATCGCCCGGCGGCAGGCGCTGCTCGGCCAGGGCCTTGGCCAGTTCCGCCAGATGGGGCGCCAGACGCGGCAGGGGCGTCACGCCCTCGGGCAGTTGCTGGGCCATGGCCTGACGACGCTGGACGGCATCAATCCTGCCGCGCCGCTCCAGCACGGCCAGCAGGCGATCCCGGGCCCGGCGGGCGGCCTGGGGGTTCTTGACCGGATCGTACCCCTGGGGCGCGCGCGGCAGCACCGTGAGCAGGGCCGCCTCCCCCAGGGAGAGATGCTGCTGATCCTTGCCGAAATAGCTTTCCGCCGCTGCAGCCACGCCCACCACGTTGCCGCCGTAAGGCGTCATGTTGATGTAGCGTTCGAGGATTTCATCCTTGGAGAGCCGCCATTCCAGTTGCAGGGCGCGGAAGGACTCCAGAAGTTTGGCCCCGATGGTCCGCTCCCGGGGCTCGCACAGCCGGGCCAGCTGCATGGTGATGGTGGACCCGCCCGAGACCACCCGCCCGGCCCGCAGGTTCATGACGGCCGCCCGCAGGATGGCGAGGGGATTGACGCCGGGATGGCGGTGGAAATGGCGGTCCTCGGAAGCCACCAGCACGGCCCGAAACAGCGGCGAGACCTGCGCCAGGGGCACAGGCTGCCGGCGGCGGCCATCCGGCGGCAAAAAGACGCGCAGGGGCCTGCCATGGCGGTCCTGCACCGTCACGGCCGGCGTCTGATTGAGGGCATCCCAGGGAAAGGGAAAGAGTTGGTCCAGCCCGAGAAAGACCAGCCAGAGCAGCAACAGCGCGCCCCCGCCCCAGAGGCCGAGCGAGGCGAAGGCGCGCCGCCGGAAAATCCTACTGCACCACGCTGGCCAGGGCATGGCCGGCTCCGGAATCGGCCTCCTCGGCCGTCTTCTTTTTGATGGTTCGTGTCGGCACCGGAGCCGCCTTGCCACCGCCGGTCTGATCCACGCCGATGACTGTGGTGGACAGCTCGCCCGTCGCCAGCAGGGCCGGATCGTACATTGCTTCCGCCTGGGCCGGCGGGGTGATGAAGGCCCCGGGCGTGACAGCCCGCAGCAGGGCATACAGGTTCACCCAGTCCTTGCCGGGCAGATCCAGGAAGGTGACAATGCGGTCGTCCCGAATGTCCTGATGTCCCACTTCCGCCACCTGCTCCACCCAGGGCAGCCGTTCGGAGGTGGCCAGACGGGGATTCTCCACCTCCAACCCGGCCGGCAACAGGGTGGAGACGGCCACGTTGTCCACACCGCCCACGGTGGAGCGCAGCCGGGTGCGCATGACCACCAGATCACCCTGCTTGAGGGCCTGCATGTTCACGGGCTTGCCGTCGCGGGTGAGGAACTCGCGCTGCAGTTCCAGGCCGTCAGCCACCGGCTTGTGCGAGGCCGTTTCGGGCAGGCCGGTGGTGAACACGGTGTAGTACACCGCGCCTTCCTGCGGGGCGCTGCCGGGATCCAGGGCGATGGTCAGCGGCCCGTCATCCATGATGGCCTTTGTGCCGGTCAGGGACAGGGGGGCGGTGTCGCTGAAGGTGCCGAGCTTCTCCTCGCCCCGGTACACCGCGCCGGAGAACGGTCCCTTGGCCTGCTGCGCCCGGAAATAGCTGCCCAGGGCCAGGAAGGCGAAGCTGTTCTCCTGGGTGCTGCGGAAGCGCGAGGCGTCCATCAACCGTACCAGATGTCTGATCAGCTCCTCCACGCGCCGGTCGCCGGGCAGGACTTCCTGCAGCACCAGCACGCGCAGGGCCAGGTTGCCGATGGAGGAATCCAGCGCACCGCCGGTGCTGCGGGCGAGGTCCTCCACCTTCCACTTGTGTTCCAGCAGGCTTTCCATGGCCTGGACATTGCCGGACAAGGCAAACGCGCCGCCCAACAGTGTGGCCGCCCCGGGACGCAGGGCCTTGCCGTGCTCTTCCTGCAGATAGTCCATGGACCCGCGATCGGCCTTGCCGGCCTTGGCCAGCACAAAGGCGGCGTAGGCCAGGGTTTTGAGGCCGGCGGAGGACGTGTCCTCATGTTCCTTGAGCATCGTCCCCAGGGCGTCCAGGGTCTTGGCATACATGGCCTCGCCCACCTGGAAGCCTGCGGCCTTGGCTTCCGTGAGGAAGTGCGCAGCCTGCACCGTGGCCCAGGGCCAGGACTTCTTGCTGCCGGGCCACATGGCGAAGCCGCCGTCCTGGGTCTGCATGGTCTGCACGCGACGAATGGCGCTCTGCACCATGGCCTGGGCGCTGCGCTGCCGGAACAGCGCCGGCTCCAGGGCCGCGGCCATGTCTGCAAAATACAGCAACGGGAAGGCCTGGGAGACGGTCTGTTCCAGGCAGCCGTACGGGTAGCCCAGCAGGTCCTTGAGGCTGCCGGCATAGCGCAGCAGCGGGAAGCGGCCCACATGCACCTCGCGGCGCACCGTGCCGGGGATGAAGGCGGCTTCCGTGGGAATCGCCACCGTCACGGAGGATTCCGCCAGGGAGCCAGACTCGACCACGGTGCGGGCCGGCAGCGGCGCCCGGACCATGAATTCCACGCCGTCCTTGCCCGAGAGGGCCTGCGTGCCGTTCATGGTGCCCGCCGTGGCCGTGGCCGCGACGATGCCTTCGGCGTCCTCGGTGGTCAGATCGAAATAGACCAGCGACTCCCGCCCCTGCGACACGGCCACGGTCTGGTTGCCGCCCTTGACCCCGGCCGGTCCATCCGCCATCAACTGCACCTGGAAGGTGGCGTCCTGGCCGATATCATTGCGCACGGACACGGGAATCTTCACCGCTTCCCCAAAGGACAGGAATCGGGGGAAGGTGGCCGAGACGATGACCGGCGCACGCACCTGGACCTGTTCCTGCGCCGAGCCGAACCGTTTGCCCTTGGCAACCACGGCCATCACCCGCAGTGCGCCGTTGAAGTCCGGCACCTCGATGGTCCAGCGCACCTTGCCCTGGCTGTCGGCCACCAGCGGGCCGGACCAGAACCGCACCGGCTTGACCCGGCGCAGGGATTCCGTGCGCACGAACTGGCCGGCACGGCCATCGTCGCCGCCGGCCGGGGATCGGCCTTCGGTGGGATTCACCTCGGGCAGCAGCATGGCGAAGGTGTCGTAGGAATTCATCTCCAAGGCCCGCTTGGCGTAAAAATGGCCAAAGGGGTTAGGGGTTTTCTGATTGATGAGCTGCAGGATGCCCTCGTCCACGGCGGCCAGGGTCACCACGGCGTCAGGATCGGTGACGGCCTCGATGGTCAACGGCCCCTCGGGACGCATCATCGGGGGCAGGGAAAAGGCGATGGCCGGACGATTGGCCTCGCGGTCCACAAACAGCGGCGTCCAGCCCGCGGCGCGGCCGACCATGCCGGGCTCGATTTCCCCGGCCTTGCGCACCAGGATGGCGCTTATGTACACGTTGGGCGAATAGGCCTCGGTGACGGGGAAGGAGACCGTGGCCGTGTTGCCCTCCATGGGGTGCAGTTGCAGATCGTAGACGCGATCCTTTTCCACGGTCACCAGCACACGGCCGGCAAAGGGGGCGCGGATCTGCACGGTGGCCGTCTCGCCGGGCTTGTACTCGGCCTTGTCCGGCACCAGTTCCAGGGTGGCCGGATTCTCCACGGCCCAGGGCGAATAGCCCCAGCCGCCGGCATAGAAGGTGGCCTGGGAGGCCGCGCCGCCCTGCTCGTCCGCAATCTCCACGCGGTAGCTGCCGAAGTCCGGGGGCGTCCACTGGAAGCTGCCCTGCCCGCCGGCCGCGGTGAGGCTGAGTTCCTCCATGGGCACGCTCTGGCGCTCGGACTCGTAGCGGAAGCTGCCGGAAGGCGTCTTGCGCAGCACAGTCTGCCACTGATCCTTCCAGATCACGGCCTTGAGGGATGCGGCGGCCTCGGTGCGGTTGCCGTCCGGGTCCACCACCACATAGTCAAAGGTCATGGGCTCGCCGGGATTCACGCCGGTGCGGCCCAATTGCTTGATGCCCACATAGCGCGCGTAGGCGTGCACGGTGCGGGTGAGCCGGGCCGCCACGCCGCGGCCGCCGCGCTCGCGCACGCGGGCCACCATTTCCGCCT
This sequence is a window from Megalodesulfovibrio gigas DSM 1382 = ATCC 19364. Protein-coding genes within it:
- a CDS encoding alpha-2-macroglobulin family protein, whose product is MPQRCAAGIARDCRWNPIPRLLSAWLPVLPAVLLAGLVWLTGVAAAQSPPAAAAGNAVRIAAMTMDGQARSFVLIAFDQPVAQGRVGKITGGAPAVLDPRIEGTWSWISPFVLRFDANTPLRQNARYKISFNQARLLPKGMRLADGETAFLKTGVFGVRKLEVTQETDPKAPAKTILRGVLELSEAVDPEQLLKFLTLKDPAGKQQEISLQTTWRSRHLTFAAGPFPRTKDAAKYTFTLAKGLRQAEGDLELEAPFTRLVTVQLNPNLTVKNASAVSRSGQGTVTITLSAGVEQAAARDAIRVEPPVAYSVVASGEEVLLNGKFAPGQTYTITLAKGLKALDGARLQQGVTVRADMPDLEPTLGFSGKGVFLSKAGFKTLGLTSVNTDTASLAVDRVYRNNLFLLLGQYSSGTLLEDENYGGEVYDYLGDRLLSKDITLPADTNVEQATPLELDSLIPADEKGLFRISAALPGRYSAAQRWVLLTDIGLVAKLGVDELVVSAASVDSLQALPDVRLTLLSYQNQVLATGKTSEQGLWEVALDKAALEKHRPYLLLAETDDDFSFLLFDQFRIDQTGQDVGGLQMAQAGYTAYLYGERDLYRPGETAHGVALLRDASLGTPPAMPLKLVHKDPRGQELAAMVIKSDAQGVATFDLDIPPFALTGRYLVECLVADKVVGEYRYQVEEFLPDRIKVDVQAPDAEPRVGQALRFTVDSRYFFGPPASALPVEATVRLKPAPFSSKAFPGYLFGNADLKFQDQEIFNKEGVLDEEGRISLETVIPEGVRPPAALQAEMVARVRERGGRGVAARLTRTVHAYARYVGIKQLGRTGVNPGEPMTFDYVVVDPDGNRTEAAASLKAVIWKDQWQTVLRKTPSGSFRYESERQSVPMEELSLTAAGGQGSFQWTPPDFGSYRVEIADEQGGAASQATFYAGGWGYSPWAVENPATLELVPDKAEYKPGETATVQIRAPFAGRVLVTVEKDRVYDLQLHPMEGNTATVSFPVTEAYSPNVYISAILVRKAGEIEPGMVGRAAGWTPLFVDREANRPAIAFSLPPMMRPEGPLTIEAVTDPDAVVTLAAVDEGILQLINQKTPNPFGHFYAKRALEMNSYDTFAMLLPEVNPTEGRSPAGGDDGRAGQFVRTESLRRVKPVRFWSGPLVADSQGKVRWTIEVPDFNGALRVMAVVAKGKRFGSAQEQVQVRAPVIVSATFPRFLSFGEAVKIPVSVRNDIGQDATFQVQLMADGPAGVKGGNQTVAVSQGRESLVYFDLTTEDAEGIVAATATAGTMNGTQALSGKDGVEFMVRAPLPARTVVESGSLAESSVTVAIPTEAAFIPGTVRREVHVGRFPLLRYAGSLKDLLGYPYGCLEQTVSQAFPLLYFADMAAALEPALFRQRSAQAMVQSAIRRVQTMQTQDGGFAMWPGSKKSWPWATVQAAHFLTEAKAAGFQVGEAMYAKTLDALGTMLKEHEDTSSAGLKTLAYAAFVLAKAGKADRGSMDYLQEEHGKALRPGAATLLGGAFALSGNVQAMESLLEHKWKVEDLARSTGGALDSSIGNLALRVLVLQEVLPGDRRVEELIRHLVRLMDASRFRSTQENSFAFLALGSYFRAQQAKGPFSGAVYRGEEKLGTFSDTAPLSLTGTKAIMDDGPLTIALDPGSAPQEGAVYYTVFTTGLPETASHKPVADGLELQREFLTRDGKPVNMQALKQGDLVVMRTRLRSTVGGVDNVAVSTLLPAGLEVENPRLATSERLPWVEQVAEVGHQDIRDDRIVTFLDLPGKDWVNLYALLRAVTPGAFITPPAQAEAMYDPALLATGELSTTVIGVDQTGGGKAAPVPTRTIKKKTAEEADSGAGHALASVVQ